In Nicotiana tabacum cultivar K326 chromosome 19, ASM71507v2, whole genome shotgun sequence, one DNA window encodes the following:
- the LOC107809835 gene encoding uncharacterized protein LOC107809835 isoform X1 yields the protein MDNFRSFGLGKAFRKQRTNLYRRPQNESQMLLDCPDNSSISSTPQSDRLSRASSHDIVDYGNISGTSYSNLSGTETAMNQGVEDGNSGDFRSGDTEQKDGQIDMNRFSEGYVTTSHIEDPQISGTVICNNHSGLHGIVSDGAGNDNKVKKVKLKVGGVTRTIHTSVAGSSSTKSSSSSDAPQPWQPKENTGGHHPSYTGKAIGLRGIPWKDFAKTGFSIRNVDSLQDQLPGQIVPLKQFGKYKAAHKSKPVLYRHLSDDEEDDDEIRYLEKLKSSKYSAIYSAGYEDVDEPGSKKQRKISKVSSQTSNGYGAGISDYNSLKARKGMKKSKSARESQDTDSEGVMLSDTELEPKKKQQGKEFIDFSVDGGTKLAVTTRQRAIQTGKDISSSTGLSAIGFPHGLPPPPPKKQKEKLSEVEQQLKKAEAAQRRRTQAEKAARESEAEAIRKILGQDSCRKKREDKLKKRQEELAQERNATAIALSSSTIRWVMGPSGNVVTFPNEMGLPSIFEPKACSYPPPREKCAGPSCMNTYKYRDSKSKLPLCSLHCYKAIREKIQPLNAC from the exons ATGGATAATTTCAGAAGTTTTGGGTTGGGCAAAGCATTTAGGAAACAGAGGACTAATCTGTATCGCCGGCCTCAAAATGAGTCCCAGATGCTTCTGGATTGTCCTGACAATTCATCAATTTCATCAACGCCACAATCTGATAGGTTGAGCAGAGCATCCAGTCATGACATTGTTGATTATGGTAATATTTCAGGAACATCATATAGTAACCTCAGTGGCACGGAGACTGCCATGAATCAAGGTGTGGAAGATGGAAACTCTGGAGACTTCCGTTCTGGTGATACTGAACAAAAGGATGGTCAGATAGATATGAACAGATTTAGTGAAGGATACGTCACAACATCTCATATAGAAGATCCCCAAATAAGCGGAACTGTGATTTGCAATAACCATTCTGGACTGCATGGAATAGTATCAGATGGAGCTGGGAATGACAATAAAGTCAAGAAAGTGAAACTCAAGGTTGGCGGTGTTACAAGAACAATACACACTTCTGTTGCTGGGTCCTCTTCAACAAAGTCTTCCTCCTCTTCAGATGCTCCCCAACCATGGCAACCAAAG GAGAATACAGGTGGACATCATCCCTCTTATACTGGCAAGGCAATTGGCTTACGAGGTATCCCCTGGAAGGATTTTGCTAAAACTGGTTTTAGCATCAGGAATGTGGATTCCTTGCAGGATCAGTTACCTGGGCAGATTGTCCCTTTGAAACAATTTGGAAAATATAAAGCAGCTCATAAAAGCAAACCTGTGCTTTATAGACATTTatcagatgatgaagaagatgatgatgagatCCGTTACCTGGAGAAGCTCAAGTCTTCCAAGTACTCTGCTATTTATAGTGCTGGCTATGAGGATGTTGATGAACCTGGAAGTAAAAAGCAACGGAAGATATCAAAGGTGTCAAGTCAAACTAGTAATGGTTATGGTGCAGGTATTAGTGATTACAACTCGCTCAAAGCACGTAAAGGGATGAAGAAGTCCAAATCAGCTAGAGAATCTCAGGATACTGACTCTGAAGGAGTGATGCTTTCTGATACTGAGTTAGAACCCAAGAAGAAGCAACAAGGAAAGGAATTCATTGATTTCTCAGTGGATGGTGGGACAAAATTGGCTGTCACTACTCGCCAACGGGCAATTCAAACTGGAAAGGATATTTCTTCCAGCACAGGCTTGAGTGCAATTGGATTCCCCCATGGGCTTCCACCTCCACCACCTAAAA AACAAAAGGAGAAGCTATCTGAAGTGGAACAGCAGTTGAAGAAAGCTGAGGCTGCACAAAGACGGAGGACGCAAGCTGAAAAGGCTGCTCGAGAGTCTGAG GCTGAAGCAATAAGGAAAATCCTCGGTCAAGATTCTTGTAGGAAAAAGCGAGAAGATAAACTTAAGAAGCGACAAGAGGAGTTAGCACAG GAGAGGAATGCAACTGCTATTGCACTGTCATCAAGTACTATCAGATGGGTCATGGGTCCTTCTGGTAATGTTGTGACATTTCCTAATGAGATGGGACTCCCAAGCATATTTGAGCCTAAGGCTTGCAG CTATCCTCCACCTCGCGAGAAATGTGCTGGTCCATCTTGTATGAATACGTATAAATACAGAGACTCGAAATCAAAACTTCCTCTATGCAGTCTCCACTGCTACAAGGCAATACGTGAGAAGATTCAACCTTTGAATGCTTGTTGA
- the LOC107809835 gene encoding uncharacterized protein LOC107809835 isoform X2: MNQGVEDGNSGDFRSGDTEQKDGQIDMNRFSEGYVTTSHIEDPQISGTVICNNHSGLHGIVSDGAGNDNKVKKVKLKVGGVTRTIHTSVAGSSSTKSSSSSDAPQPWQPKENTGGHHPSYTGKAIGLRGIPWKDFAKTGFSIRNVDSLQDQLPGQIVPLKQFGKYKAAHKSKPVLYRHLSDDEEDDDEIRYLEKLKSSKYSAIYSAGYEDVDEPGSKKQRKISKVSSQTSNGYGAGISDYNSLKARKGMKKSKSARESQDTDSEGVMLSDTELEPKKKQQGKEFIDFSVDGGTKLAVTTRQRAIQTGKDISSSTGLSAIGFPHGLPPPPPKKQKEKLSEVEQQLKKAEAAQRRRTQAEKAARESEAEAIRKILGQDSCRKKREDKLKKRQEELAQERNATAIALSSSTIRWVMGPSGNVVTFPNEMGLPSIFEPKACSYPPPREKCAGPSCMNTYKYRDSKSKLPLCSLHCYKAIREKIQPLNAC, from the exons ATGAATCAAGGTGTGGAAGATGGAAACTCTGGAGACTTCCGTTCTGGTGATACTGAACAAAAGGATGGTCAGATAGATATGAACAGATTTAGTGAAGGATACGTCACAACATCTCATATAGAAGATCCCCAAATAAGCGGAACTGTGATTTGCAATAACCATTCTGGACTGCATGGAATAGTATCAGATGGAGCTGGGAATGACAATAAAGTCAAGAAAGTGAAACTCAAGGTTGGCGGTGTTACAAGAACAATACACACTTCTGTTGCTGGGTCCTCTTCAACAAAGTCTTCCTCCTCTTCAGATGCTCCCCAACCATGGCAACCAAAG GAGAATACAGGTGGACATCATCCCTCTTATACTGGCAAGGCAATTGGCTTACGAGGTATCCCCTGGAAGGATTTTGCTAAAACTGGTTTTAGCATCAGGAATGTGGATTCCTTGCAGGATCAGTTACCTGGGCAGATTGTCCCTTTGAAACAATTTGGAAAATATAAAGCAGCTCATAAAAGCAAACCTGTGCTTTATAGACATTTatcagatgatgaagaagatgatgatgagatCCGTTACCTGGAGAAGCTCAAGTCTTCCAAGTACTCTGCTATTTATAGTGCTGGCTATGAGGATGTTGATGAACCTGGAAGTAAAAAGCAACGGAAGATATCAAAGGTGTCAAGTCAAACTAGTAATGGTTATGGTGCAGGTATTAGTGATTACAACTCGCTCAAAGCACGTAAAGGGATGAAGAAGTCCAAATCAGCTAGAGAATCTCAGGATACTGACTCTGAAGGAGTGATGCTTTCTGATACTGAGTTAGAACCCAAGAAGAAGCAACAAGGAAAGGAATTCATTGATTTCTCAGTGGATGGTGGGACAAAATTGGCTGTCACTACTCGCCAACGGGCAATTCAAACTGGAAAGGATATTTCTTCCAGCACAGGCTTGAGTGCAATTGGATTCCCCCATGGGCTTCCACCTCCACCACCTAAAA AACAAAAGGAGAAGCTATCTGAAGTGGAACAGCAGTTGAAGAAAGCTGAGGCTGCACAAAGACGGAGGACGCAAGCTGAAAAGGCTGCTCGAGAGTCTGAG GCTGAAGCAATAAGGAAAATCCTCGGTCAAGATTCTTGTAGGAAAAAGCGAGAAGATAAACTTAAGAAGCGACAAGAGGAGTTAGCACAG GAGAGGAATGCAACTGCTATTGCACTGTCATCAAGTACTATCAGATGGGTCATGGGTCCTTCTGGTAATGTTGTGACATTTCCTAATGAGATGGGACTCCCAAGCATATTTGAGCCTAAGGCTTGCAG CTATCCTCCACCTCGCGAGAAATGTGCTGGTCCATCTTGTATGAATACGTATAAATACAGAGACTCGAAATCAAAACTTCCTCTATGCAGTCTCCACTGCTACAAGGCAATACGTGAGAAGATTCAACCTTTGAATGCTTGTTGA